One window from the genome of Ananas comosus cultivar F153 unplaced genomic scaffold, ASM154086v1, whole genome shotgun sequence encodes:
- the LOC109703811 gene encoding putative disease resistance protein RGA4, whose protein sequence is MVEAAAIITGFKWLAPVATDLLKKGYSFIGMDVDEKLQDLQNIIIPQIEMLINAAEKSPDKDRLRGWLRSLEEAVYEAEDLLDLHDYYLLEQKVKSSAGGITVRLESLPPIKYLSKKFSINLKKSLVKLEKTAVKSREFRPFLPGGSSNIRGSETATESGQRVTTSLLVHKVFGRDKLRDHIVNLLHEMAGLEPESGFVKCYSIVAIIGLGGAGKTTLAQYVCDYERVAEAKHFDVIMWVHVSERLDVEKLTRKMVESASKEECPNLTNLDILQRKLENSLKSKKFLLVLDDICSEKEVTEVQWEQLLAPLSVGNKGSKILVTTRRKGVAEALGARNILHIEELEQSDFLSLFMYYAFGDAKIDDNELCMKLEGIVKENAPKLHGSPLAARMVGSQLRKRLNVDFWKRILSGDLLKDTMKSLLWSYQNLDAPLQRCFSYCSLFLKGHEIERKNLIHLWIAEGFIKTTDEGKRIEDVGQEYFDDLLSSSFFQPAKFGSLYTIHDLLHDLAEMVSKDRYLRVEGNPAKALPQGIRHLSFRIDRLSDLVEKICSLKNLRTLIVVTRNDDDYIDDLLHIIFIKLKKLRVVDLRGCTLKKLPESIGGLKHLRYLDLYKSSFDILPKSIYTLYHLEFLRLYACTLAAKRLANWINLQHLHISWMTLNVAGIGSLKQLRNLRKFQGSSIHINGLENVKEMGEAPVDIKGIAELCLEWSTTVNISKSSNMDARVLEGLRPPPHLWFLRIVGYQGCLLPSWLVGDRHLSHNLISLQLILCRQLKQLPILSPTLKILVLSSCSSLPIVSKEDLAIIRSTQDVRISQVVTFMEGLVAIYGSCIVLETEWDLRRGYDSQSLRNWLKKTTDIVYQNLQEAEVRLVLPSSLERLVISSCPLTDSTLREGLQGLTSLGSLDICNIVSLTSFPSADVLGRLTMLKKLYIKQCWFLTSLEGLQALVSLPNLVISFCPSLSAEGGNTSILPSSLQRLEIEACHWKHLDDSQPYLTSSINSQSSDIPFAASLQLGHLKSLTELHITNCPNIGSLLGLQELNDLADLTLMGCPKLAHEETKLGSLIKNFRTDAPSLLYMLLAEEALASLRCLYIHKYNKESFRSEEEQVFQHLTSLTSLVFESCSIKSLPNNLEGLSFFEQLSIFDCPNIRSLPDLPRSLLQLDLPHCNPVLKRRCQKPRGQDWRKIAHIRTISLD, encoded by the coding sequence ATGGTAGAAGCCGCAGCGATCATCACGGGTTTCAAATGGTTGGCTCCGGTCGCGACCGACCTCCTCAAGAAGGGCTACTCCTTCATCGGCATGGATGTGGATGAAAAGCTGCAGGATCTGCAGAACATCATCATCCCCCAAATAGAGATGCTGATCAATGCCGCTGAAAAAAGCCCGGATAAAGACCGCCTCCGTGGTTGGCTGCGGAGCCTGGAGGAAGCAGTTTACGAAGCAGAGGACTTGCTGGACCTGCACGACTATTACCTGCTTGAACAAAAAGTGAAGAGTAGCGCAGGAGGAATTACGGTACGTCTTGAATCTCTTCCTCCAATCAAGTACTTATcgaaaaaatttagtataaatCTGAAAAAGAGCTTGGTGAAGTTGGAGAAGACTGCTGTGAAATCGAGGGAATTCCGACCATTCTTGCCTGGAGGGAGTAGTAATATAAGGGGATCTGAAACCGCCACTGAATCAGGTCAGAGGGTCACCACCTCGCTGCTTGTGCACAAAGTGTTCGGCCGAGACAAGCTGCGTGATCATATCGTTAACCTCCTGCATGAGATGGCAGGGCTCGAACCCGAGTCTGGCTTTGTTAAATGCTATTCTATAGTAGCCATCATTGGTCTAGGGGGAGCCGGGAAGACTACTCTTGCACAGTATGTTTGTGATTATGAAAGAGTAGCAGAAGCCAAGCATTTTGATGTCATCATGTGGGTTCATGTATCTGAAAGATTGGATGTCGAAAAGTTGACAAGAAAAATGGTGGAGTCAGCATCCAAAGAGGAATGCCCTAATTTAACTAATCTCGATATTCTTCAAAGGAAATTGGAAAAttccctcaaatcaaaaaagtTTTTACTTGTATTAGACGATATTTGTAGCGAGAAAGAGGTGACTGAGGTGCAGTGGGAGCAACTGCTCGCCCCTTTAAGCGTGGGTAATAAAGGAAGTAAGATCTTAGTGACGACCCGTAGGAAGGGAGTAGCGGAGGCCTTAGGTGCTAGAAACATTTTACATATAGAGGAACTAGAACAAAGCGACTTCTTGTCCTTGTTCATGTATTATGCCTTTGGAGATGCGAAAATTGATGATAACGAGCTATGCATGAAATTGGAAGGGATAGTGAAGGAGAACGCACCGAAACTGCATGGCTCTCCCTTAGCGGCGAGAATGGTTGGCAGTCAGCTACGCAAAAGGCTGAATGTGGATTTTTGGAAGAGAATTTTAAGTGGAGACCTATTGAAAGACACTATGAAGTCTCTTCTTTGGAGCTATCAGAACCTAGATGCACCATTACAAAGATGCTTCTCATACTGCAGTCTATTTCTCAAGGGTCATGAAATCGAGCGGAAGAACCTAATTCACCTGTGGATTGCAGAGGGCTTCATTAAGACTACAGATGAGGGCAAGAGAATCGAAGATGTAGGCCAGGAATATTTTGATGATTTGCTATCCAGCTCTTTCTTTCAACCAGCAAAATTCGGTAGTCTTTACACTATACATGATCTATTGCATGATCTAGCAGAGATGGTTTCTAAAGATCGTTATCTTAGAGTTGAAGGAAATCCGGCAAAGGCATTACCTCAAGGGATTCGTCATCTTTCCTTCCGCATCGATAGATTGAGTGATCTTGTTGAGAAGATATGCAGTTTAAAAAATCTCCGTACGTTGATAGTCGTTACGAGGAATGATGATGATTACATTGATGATCTTCTCCACATCATATTTATCAAACTAAAAAAGCTAAGGGTGGTGGATCTTAGGGGATGCACATTAAAAAAACTACCAGAATCAATCGGGGGGTTGAAGCATCTGCGGTACCTTGATCTTTATAAGTCATCATTTGATATTTTGCCAAAATCAATTTATACACTCTACCATTTAGAGTTTCTGCGTTTGTACGCATGTACATTAGCGGCAAAAAGACTAGCCAACTGGATTAATTTGCAGCATTTACATATCTCTTGGATGACCTTGAATGTAGCTGGGATTGGCAGCCTGAAACAACTGAGGAACCTAAGAAAGTTTCAGGGGTCTTCAATACATATTAATGGTCTTGAGAATGTTAAAGAAATGGGGGAGGCCCCTGTGGACATAAAGGGTATTGCGGAACTGTGTTTAGAATGGAGTACCACCGTTAACATTAGCAAATCGTCAAACATGGATGCACGAGTACTTGAGGGTCTTCGTCCGCCTCCCCATCTTTGGTTTCTTAGAATCGTGGGCTATCAGGGTTGCCTATTGCCAAGTTGGTTGGTAGGAGACCGACACCTCTCACACAATCTTATATCTCTTCAGCTTATTCTATGCCGGCAGCTAAAGCAACTCCCGATCCTTTCCCCAACCCTGAAAATACTCGTGCTTTCTTCTTGCTCCTCCCTTCCGATTGTCTCCAAAGAGGATTTGGCAATTATTAGGTCCACACAAGACGTAAGAATTTCCCAAGTAGTGACTTTTATGGAGGGGTTGGTTGCTATATACGGATCCTGTATTGTGTTGGAAACAGAGTGGGATTTACGGCGTGGATATGATTCACAGAGCTTGCGCAATTGGCTAAAAAAGACCACTGACATTGTCTACCAAAACCTGCAGGAGGCGGAGGTGCGGCTGGTCCTGCCCTCTTCTCTTGAAAGGCTTGTTATCAGCTCATGTCCACTCACCGACAGCACATTGCGGGAAGGTTTGCAAGGTCTTACTTCTCTAGGGTCCCTCGATATCTGTAATATTGTTTCTCTTACGTCATTTCCCTCGGCGGATGTGTTGGGACGTCTGACGATGCTCAAAAAGCTATACATCAAGCAATGCTGGTTCCTAACTTCGCTAGAGGGTTTGCAAGCCCTCGTCTCATTGCCAAATCTCGTCATCTCCTTTTGCCCCAGCCTATCCGCAGAAGGTGGCAACACCTCTATCCTGCCCTCATCTCTACAGCGGCTCGAAATCGAGGCATGTCATTGGAAGCATTTGGATGATTCGCAGCCTTATCTGACTTCCTCAATCAATTCACAGAGCTCAGACATTCCATTCGCGGCATCCCTTCAACTGGGTCATCTGAAATCACTCACGGAACTGCACATCACCAACTGTCCAAATATTGGTTCCTTGCTTGGTTTACAAGAGTTGAATGACCTTGCAGATCTCACTTTGATGGGATGCCCGAAACTGGCCCACGAAGAAACCAAGTTAGGGAGTCTTATAAAAAATTTCCGCACTGATGCTCCCTCGCTGCTCTATATGCTGCTCGCAGAAGAAGCCCTTGCCTCTCTCCGGTGCTTGTATattcacaagtacaataaaGAATCATTCAGGTCAGAGGAAGAGCAAGTGTTTCAGCACCTCACCTCGCTCACATCCCTAGTCTTCGAGAGTTGCAGCATCAAGTCCTTGCCTAACAACTTGGAAGGCCTGTCTTTCTTTGAACAACTGAGTATTTTCGACTGCCCAAATATCAGGTCATTGCCTGATCTGCCGAGATCACTTTTACAGCTGGACTTGCCACATTGCAATCCGGTGTTGAAGAGGCGATGCCAAAAGCCTCGTGGCCAAGATTGGCGCAAAATTGCGCACATCCGTACGATATCACTTGACTGA